The genome window GGCACGCCGACGTCCACGTCCGCCAAGTCGGGATTCGTGGTGACCAGGGTCGCTCGAAGCCGAACGGCGAGTGCCAGGCTGGCCTGGTCCGCCAGGGAGAGGGCGCGGACGCGCGGATCGCGTTGCAGTTCGGCGATGCGAACGGCGTCTTCGGCGGTGAGGTCAAGCGTGGCGAGTCCCTCGATGGTGAGGTCGCGTAGAACGTGATCGGGGCGCGCGCCGACCGTCGCGAGTTGCGCGAGCAAGTCGGCGAGCACGACAGTTGGGATGACGAGGGTGCGGTCAGCGTTCGCGTCGCCGCGACCGTCGAGGGTGCCTTTCAGCCAGCGCCGCAGGGTGCCCGCGTCGAGCACGGTCGTCATGGCTCGACCTCGCCGGGAAGGTCACGAGGTTCG of Deinococcus yavapaiensis KR-236 contains these proteins:
- a CDS encoding PIN domain-containing protein; its protein translation is MTTVLDAGTLRRWLKGTLDGRGDANADRTLVIPTVVLADLLAQLATVGARPDHVLRDLTIEGLATLDLTAEDAVRIAELQRDPRVRALSLADQASLALAVRLRATLVTTNPDLADVDVGVPVRVVA